Proteins encoded in a region of the Stieleria neptunia genome:
- the ilvB gene encoding biosynthetic-type acetolactate synthase large subunit: MSTAKAANTENRVMTGADIIVKSLVDHGVDVLFAYPGGCSMPLHQALTRYGDSIRTILPRHEQGGAFAAQGYARSTGRVGVVLATSGPGATNLVTAIADAKLDSIPMVCLTAQVPTRAIGSDAFQETPMVEVCRGITKHHYLVTDISELPRVMKEAFHIASSGRPGPVLVDLPKDVQLSDVTSNLDLDPPMNLPGYEAAPPPVASETIRQLTAAIRLARRPMIYAGGGIILGNASEELNEFINKTGIPTVTTVMGIGAVPPDNENSMDWLGMHGAAYANYAVRDCDLLIALGVRFDDRVTGKVEAFAKDAKIIHVDIDGSELNKNKEAHIPVRGDVKQVLNALNKTVTKCDIDPWREHCKELKAKYPFKYDSEFDGILQQHAIRTLSDITADMDAQISVGVGQHQMWAAQFYRFRRPRTWHSSSGLGTMGFGLPCAMGIQAALPNSLVIDIDGDGSFQMNVQELATCFCEELPVKVFLLNNQHLGMVVQWEDRFMDRNRAHTYLGPIHHNEASGNSEAERFSYATERYPDFVKIAQGYGCGAATVRKKADLEGAIREMIAHPGPYVLDVEVPYQEHVLPMIPGGMTVDDMILQ, encoded by the coding sequence ATGAGCACCGCAAAAGCTGCCAACACTGAAAACCGCGTGATGACCGGAGCCGACATCATTGTCAAATCACTGGTAGATCACGGGGTCGATGTACTGTTCGCCTATCCGGGCGGATGCAGCATGCCGTTGCACCAGGCCCTGACGCGTTACGGCGATTCGATTCGGACGATTTTGCCGCGTCACGAGCAGGGCGGGGCGTTTGCCGCCCAAGGCTACGCCCGTTCGACCGGCCGGGTCGGCGTGGTGCTGGCCACCAGCGGCCCCGGGGCAACCAACCTGGTCACCGCAATCGCCGACGCCAAACTGGACAGCATTCCGATGGTCTGTCTGACCGCCCAGGTTCCCACCCGAGCGATCGGTTCGGACGCGTTCCAAGAAACGCCGATGGTCGAGGTGTGCCGCGGAATCACCAAGCACCACTACCTGGTCACCGATATCAGCGAATTGCCGCGCGTGATGAAGGAGGCGTTCCACATCGCCAGTTCCGGACGCCCGGGGCCGGTGTTGGTCGATCTGCCCAAAGACGTTCAGTTGTCGGACGTGACGAGCAACCTGGATCTCGATCCGCCGATGAATCTGCCCGGCTACGAAGCGGCGCCGCCGCCGGTGGCCAGCGAAACGATCCGTCAGCTCACCGCCGCGATCCGACTCGCCCGTCGCCCGATGATCTACGCCGGTGGCGGGATCATCTTGGGCAACGCCAGCGAAGAGCTCAACGAGTTCATCAACAAAACGGGCATTCCGACCGTGACCACCGTGATGGGCATCGGTGCCGTGCCGCCGGACAACGAAAACTCGATGGACTGGTTGGGCATGCACGGCGCAGCCTATGCCAATTACGCCGTCCGAGATTGCGACTTGCTGATCGCCCTGGGCGTTCGTTTTGACGACCGCGTGACCGGGAAAGTCGAAGCGTTTGCCAAGGACGCCAAGATCATCCACGTCGACATCGACGGATCCGAGCTGAACAAGAACAAGGAAGCCCACATCCCGGTCCGTGGCGACGTCAAACAGGTGCTCAACGCTCTGAATAAAACCGTCACCAAATGCGACATCGATCCCTGGCGCGAGCACTGCAAAGAACTCAAGGCGAAGTACCCCTTCAAGTATGACTCGGAGTTCGACGGGATCTTGCAGCAACACGCGATCCGGACGCTCAGTGACATCACCGCGGACATGGATGCCCAGATCTCCGTCGGTGTCGGACAGCACCAGATGTGGGCGGCACAGTTCTACCGATTCCGACGCCCCCGCACCTGGCACTCCAGCAGCGGGCTGGGCACGATGGGATTTGGGCTGCCGTGCGCGATGGGCATTCAAGCGGCGCTGCCGAATTCGTTGGTCATCGATATCGACGGCGATGGCAGTTTCCAGATGAACGTCCAAGAACTGGCGACCTGTTTCTGCGAAGAATTACCCGTCAAAGTCTTCCTGCTCAACAACCAGCACTTGGGCATGGTGGTGCAGTGGGAAGATCGCTTCATGGATCGAAACCGAGCCCACACTTACTTGGGCCCGATCCATCACAACGAAGCCAGCGGCAACAGCGAGGCGGAACGATTTTCCTACGCCACCGAGCGCTACCCCGACTTTGTCAAGATCGCACAAGGCTACGGGTGCGGTGCGGCGACGGTGAGAAAGAAAGCCGACCTGGAAGGCGCGATTCGCGAAATGATCGCCCATCCCGGTCCCTACGTCCTGGACGTCGAAGTGCCCTACCAAGAGCACGTCCTGCCGATGATCCCCGGCGGCATGACCGTCGACGACATGATCCTGCAGTAG
- a CDS encoding fluoride efflux transporter FluC: MTSWFNLAAIALGGAIGSLCRYGVTLTAAALPGGSTMLGTTIANIVGCGLLGALSSLDPTQSESIERLMLAVRVGFLGSLTTFSTFTAESSMLAGEGRWGASGIYVLANLILGYLALILAGNLVRWWIQT, translated from the coding sequence ATGACTAGTTGGTTCAATTTGGCAGCAATCGCCCTGGGCGGGGCAATCGGATCGCTCTGCCGCTACGGCGTGACGCTCACCGCGGCAGCGCTGCCGGGCGGGTCGACGATGCTGGGAACCACGATCGCCAACATCGTCGGATGCGGCCTCTTGGGAGCCCTGTCTTCCCTTGACCCGACCCAATCGGAGTCGATTGAGCGATTAATGCTCGCCGTTCGGGTCGGATTCCTGGGCTCGTTGACCACGTTTTCCACGTTCACGGCCGAGTCCTCGATGCTGGCCGGCGAAGGTCGTTGGGGGGCATCGGGCATCTACGTCCTGGCCAATCTGATCCTCGGCTATTTGGCACTGATTCTCGCGGGCAACCTGGTCAGGTGGTGGATTCAAACATGA
- the treZ gene encoding malto-oligosyltrehalose trehalohydrolase, producing MIDIHNCPAIEVHQHLGARPLADGSTCFSVWAPLADRVGIDVVDGPQAIEMTKDSVGFHHATVAGVTAGSRYFFRVDGGPQRPDPASRFQPQGVHGPSEVVDPSFDWSDQDYRAPSRDALIIYELHVGTFTDEGTFAAAIDRIDELVELGITAIELMPVAASAGRWNWGYDGVALFAPLNAYGTPDDFRRFVDAAHAAGLAVFLDVVYNHLGPEGNYLPEFGPYLSSKHQTVWGDAPNFDDPVHGDAVRRFFAANAVYWLDEFHLDGLRVDAIHCMADDREPHVAAEISDEVAFWSRQNRRNVMLIAESNVYDPEMTVHRESGGIGFDAMWCDDFLHSTFSVLRPGEQLCHRPYLPKTDLDHTLRHGYVYEGTLRSERRRSTPPRRVDTHGLVYSIQNHDFIGNHPLGVRLHQLTSADAQRAAAALMMLVPAIPMLFMGEEFACEHPFRFFVDFSDPGLRQAVVEGRRREYPQHDWDGGVLPTDPAAFTAAKIGSRADGDAVTLQWYRQLIELRKRCRASGLLVDDNLTVQTDLENSLSLLRYADDNQTLTVAVRLSPLSDPDDAMELKIDGEVILDSRGEPGDSGLRSNHARVYRG from the coding sequence ATGATTGATATTCACAACTGTCCCGCGATCGAAGTTCATCAACACCTGGGGGCTCGGCCACTGGCCGACGGGTCAACCTGTTTTTCGGTTTGGGCGCCGCTGGCCGATCGGGTCGGCATCGACGTGGTCGATGGACCGCAAGCGATTGAAATGACCAAGGATTCGGTCGGGTTTCATCACGCGACGGTCGCCGGGGTCACGGCCGGATCGCGTTATTTTTTTCGCGTCGACGGCGGGCCACAGCGGCCGGACCCCGCGTCACGGTTTCAACCCCAAGGGGTCCACGGACCGAGCGAAGTGGTCGATCCGAGCTTTGATTGGAGCGACCAGGACTATCGCGCCCCGAGTCGCGACGCGTTGATCATTTACGAGCTTCACGTCGGGACCTTTACCGACGAGGGCACGTTCGCCGCCGCGATCGATCGAATCGATGAACTGGTGGAATTGGGGATCACCGCGATCGAGTTGATGCCGGTCGCGGCATCGGCCGGCCGCTGGAACTGGGGATACGACGGCGTTGCGCTGTTCGCACCGTTGAATGCCTACGGGACCCCGGACGACTTTCGCCGCTTCGTCGACGCCGCCCACGCCGCGGGGTTGGCCGTGTTTTTGGACGTCGTGTACAACCACCTGGGGCCGGAAGGCAACTACTTGCCTGAATTCGGTCCGTACCTTTCGTCCAAGCATCAGACGGTTTGGGGCGATGCTCCGAATTTCGATGATCCCGTTCACGGCGATGCGGTGCGGCGTTTCTTTGCCGCCAATGCGGTGTACTGGTTGGACGAATTCCATCTGGACGGGTTGCGTGTCGACGCGATTCATTGCATGGCGGATGATCGTGAACCACACGTGGCCGCCGAGATCAGTGACGAAGTGGCATTCTGGTCGCGTCAAAACCGACGCAACGTGATGCTGATCGCCGAATCAAACGTCTATGATCCCGAGATGACGGTTCATCGTGAAAGCGGCGGGATCGGTTTCGACGCGATGTGGTGCGACGATTTTTTGCACAGCACGTTTTCGGTTCTCCGCCCCGGCGAACAGCTTTGCCATCGTCCGTACTTGCCCAAGACCGATTTGGATCACACGCTGCGGCATGGCTATGTTTACGAGGGCACCCTGCGAAGCGAACGCCGACGATCGACGCCCCCCCGTCGTGTCGACACGCATGGTTTGGTGTATTCGATTCAGAACCACGACTTCATCGGCAACCATCCGCTGGGCGTCCGCTTGCACCAGCTCACGTCCGCCGATGCCCAGCGTGCTGCCGCTGCGCTGATGATGCTGGTGCCGGCGATCCCGATGTTGTTCATGGGCGAAGAGTTCGCGTGCGAGCATCCGTTTCGGTTCTTCGTCGATTTTTCGGACCCGGGACTGCGTCAAGCGGTCGTCGAGGGCCGCCGCCGTGAGTATCCCCAACATGATTGGGACGGCGGAGTCTTGCCGACCGATCCGGCCGCGTTCACCGCGGCGAAGATTGGTTCCCGCGCCGACGGCGATGCGGTGACCTTGCAGTGGTATCGCCAGTTGATCGAACTGCGGAAACGGTGTCGCGCGAGTGGCTTGCTGGTTGATGACAACTTGACGGTCCAGACCGACCTGGAGAACAGTCTGTCTCTGCTTCGTTACGCCGACGACAACCAGACGTTGACCGTCGCCGTTCGGCTCTCACCGCTGTCCGATCCGGATGATGCGATGGAATTAAAAATCGACGGTGAGGTGATTCTCGATTCGCGTGGCGAACCGGGGGACAGTGGCTTGCGATCCAACCATGCAAGGGTTTATCGGGGTTAA
- a CDS encoding endonuclease/exonuclease/phosphatase family protein produces MIRMTLALALALVGVSFLAATATAQTSPTESPAVNTLRIATFNVSLYGKRQGQIRERLSRRDDLQAERVASIVQTIRPDVLLINELDHEPDAAPARLLAENYFAVAQNTADGKLSPVVFPYVYSAPSNTGIDSTLDLNNDGQLGSGNDAWGFGNYPGQYAMTVYSRFPIDTASIRSFQKLRWKDLPGAIRPVDPNTGQSYYDDATWSKLRLSSKNHIDVPILVGDTVIHVLASHPTPPVFDGPEDRNGARNHDEIEFWNHYLSDDDTADTWLIDDDGRAGPLDADASFVVMGDLNADPIDGSGRREAIIRLLNHPRTRDVQQNKTADFGRNGLMRVDFVLPSKDLHVIDSGVFWPTGDAPQSTWIKASDHRLVWIDVKR; encoded by the coding sequence ATGATTCGAATGACCCTCGCCCTCGCCCTCGCTCTCGTCGGTGTCTCCTTTCTGGCGGCGACGGCGACCGCTCAAACGTCGCCCACGGAGTCTCCGGCAGTGAACACCCTTCGCATCGCGACCTTCAACGTCTCGCTGTACGGCAAACGCCAAGGACAAATCCGAGAGCGTCTCTCTCGTCGCGATGACCTGCAAGCCGAACGGGTCGCAAGCATCGTTCAAACCATACGACCGGATGTCCTGCTGATCAACGAACTCGATCACGAACCCGATGCGGCGCCGGCCAGGTTGCTTGCGGAAAACTATTTCGCCGTTGCGCAAAACACTGCCGACGGCAAACTCTCTCCCGTCGTTTTTCCGTACGTCTACAGTGCTCCCAGCAACACCGGAATCGATTCGACGTTGGATTTGAACAACGATGGACAATTGGGTTCCGGCAACGATGCTTGGGGTTTTGGAAACTACCCCGGTCAGTATGCCATGACCGTCTACAGCCGATTTCCGATCGACACCGCGTCGATTCGCTCGTTTCAAAAGCTGCGTTGGAAAGATCTGCCCGGTGCGATTCGACCGGTGGATCCCAACACCGGGCAGTCCTATTACGATGACGCCACGTGGTCCAAGCTGCGGTTGAGCAGCAAGAATCACATCGATGTGCCGATTCTAGTCGGTGATACCGTGATCCACGTGCTCGCCAGCCATCCGACGCCTCCGGTCTTCGACGGGCCCGAAGACCGCAACGGCGCCCGCAATCATGACGAAATTGAATTTTGGAATCACTACCTGTCCGACGATGATACCGCCGACACCTGGCTGATCGACGATGACGGCCGCGCCGGCCCGCTCGATGCCGACGCAAGTTTCGTCGTGATGGGCGATCTGAACGCCGACCCGATCGACGGCAGCGGCCGCCGTGAAGCGATTATCCGGCTGTTGAATCACCCCCGCACCCGAGACGTCCAGCAGAACAAGACCGCCGATTTCGGACGCAACGGTTTGATGCGAGTCGACTTTGTCCTGCCCAGCAAGGATTTGCATGTCATCGACAGCGGGGTGTTCTGGCCGACCGGCGACGCCCCGCAAAGCACGTGGATCAAAGCCAGCGATCACAGGCTGGTCTGGATCGACGTGAAACGATAA
- a CDS encoding glycosyltransferase has protein sequence MPNQRTRVLLMVSSMRGGGSERQVLLLAQALDRSRFEPHLYLTEASGEFLDQVPSDVPIHCFDSCQDPGGLYFPGRQLRRQTEFLRKVICDNQIDVVYDRTFHMTLIAGKAAAGRRRVSTIVSPPHLALPLVEKRFVALKRRRLAAAYRNSDVVVAVSRQAAESAETYYGLAKGSVVVVQNPVDVAALRKSAGTPPPRSRDQTVLVCVGRMTEEKGHADLIDALAMVKSQWPDNRPPWTVRLIGDGPLRSELESRAESLGLSDPIQFIGSLASAAAEINAADALVLPSRFEGMPNVVLEAMALGTPVIATRAGGTIELQGDAPTAFWAEPGDPPSLAQAILQFAANPQQAELQRVAAEQLVDSDHHRETITKRIEDLLDAPRTKKGKGVF, from the coding sequence ATGCCGAACCAGCGCACACGAGTCTTGTTGATGGTCAGCTCGATGCGCGGCGGCGGCAGTGAACGTCAGGTGCTGTTGCTCGCACAAGCACTCGATCGGTCGCGATTCGAACCGCATCTCTACCTGACCGAAGCGTCCGGCGAATTTTTGGATCAAGTCCCATCTGACGTCCCGATCCACTGTTTTGATTCCTGTCAGGATCCAGGTGGCCTCTATTTTCCCGGGCGACAGCTTCGTCGTCAGACCGAGTTTCTGCGCAAGGTGATTTGCGACAACCAGATCGACGTCGTCTACGACCGCACGTTCCACATGACGCTGATCGCCGGCAAAGCGGCGGCGGGAAGACGCCGGGTCTCGACCATCGTCAGCCCGCCGCACCTGGCGCTGCCGCTGGTCGAAAAACGCTTCGTCGCACTCAAACGCCGCCGATTGGCCGCGGCCTACCGCAACTCCGACGTCGTTGTCGCCGTCAGCCGGCAAGCCGCCGAGTCGGCCGAAACGTATTACGGATTGGCAAAGGGCAGTGTCGTCGTCGTCCAGAATCCCGTCGATGTTGCGGCCCTTCGCAAATCCGCCGGCACGCCTCCGCCGCGCTCCAGAGACCAAACCGTGCTGGTTTGTGTCGGACGCATGACCGAAGAGAAAGGGCATGCGGATTTGATCGATGCGCTGGCCATGGTGAAATCACAGTGGCCCGACAACCGTCCCCCGTGGACGGTGCGGCTGATCGGTGACGGACCACTTCGCAGCGAACTGGAATCGCGCGCCGAATCACTCGGTTTGTCCGATCCGATTCAATTCATCGGCAGCCTCGCCAGTGCGGCCGCGGAGATCAACGCGGCCGACGCATTGGTGTTGCCGTCCCGATTCGAAGGCATGCCGAACGTGGTGTTGGAAGCGATGGCGCTCGGCACGCCGGTGATCGCCACACGCGCCGGGGGAACGATCGAACTGCAGGGCGACGCCCCCACGGCTTTCTGGGCCGAACCCGGCGATCCGCCGTCACTCGCCCAAGCGATCCTGCAATTCGCAGCCAACCCTCAGCAAGCCGAACTGCAACGTGTCGCAGCAGAGCAACTGGTCGACTCCGACCACCACCGAGAAACGATCACCAAACGGATCGAAGACCTGCTAGACGCCCCCCGCACCAAAAAGGGGAAGGGGGTGTTTTAA
- a CDS encoding DUF1186 domain-containing protein, with product MNATTPSLESKTDAELLDELKRTPTDGLPRILLHELQSRGESVVPGLIEILRAETEYASKGNTIETDGAFFAFILLSAIGDPRALPAVIEAISLPHEALNSLLGDLIHGDLQRLIVKLIGTDYDQIGQLIENQDVYEYVRWSLACTYFLLFRRGRLSREDGAERLERHLNRLMEFPCYELNAGLCMELANFGVPDSMETIRRAYASGNVAEGIVSQKKLEETINGFDESSIREADEMPPLEFDVVEELSRWACFAPIDIPKRPTPQPSVTKPQAVPVSTTTNEAPHPTPQPPVGTIRNTDKTPGRNDPCSCGSGKKYKNCCRLTSRR from the coding sequence TTGAACGCTACAACACCCAGCCTGGAAAGCAAGACGGATGCCGAACTGCTTGACGAACTGAAGAGAACTCCCACAGACGGTCTTCCCCGCATTCTGCTGCATGAACTCCAATCTCGCGGCGAATCCGTGGTTCCCGGATTGATCGAAATCCTTCGAGCTGAAACCGAATACGCGTCGAAGGGGAACACCATCGAAACGGATGGTGCATTCTTCGCATTTATTTTGCTCAGTGCCATCGGTGACCCGCGCGCCCTACCGGCAGTCATCGAAGCGATTTCGTTGCCGCACGAAGCCCTCAATTCGTTGCTCGGGGACCTGATCCATGGCGATTTGCAACGGCTCATCGTCAAATTGATCGGCACGGATTACGATCAAATCGGACAGCTGATCGAAAACCAAGACGTGTACGAGTACGTGAGATGGTCGTTGGCTTGCACCTATTTCCTGCTGTTCCGGCGAGGACGACTGAGTCGCGAAGACGGCGCCGAGAGGCTGGAGCGACATTTGAATCGGCTGATGGAGTTCCCCTGCTACGAGTTAAACGCCGGTCTCTGTATGGAACTGGCCAATTTCGGCGTCCCTGACTCCATGGAGACCATTCGGCGCGCCTATGCGTCGGGGAATGTCGCTGAGGGGATCGTGTCGCAAAAAAAACTTGAGGAAACGATCAACGGTTTTGACGAAAGCTCTATTCGCGAGGCGGATGAGATGCCACCTTTAGAGTTTGATGTCGTGGAGGAACTGAGTAGGTGGGCCTGTTTCGCACCGATAGACATACCGAAAAGGCCAACTCCACAACCGTCGGTCACGAAGCCTCAAGCCGTCCCGGTTTCTACGACCACGAACGAGGCGCCGCACCCGACACCGCAACCGCCTGTCGGGACCATTCGAAATACCGACAAAACGCCCGGACGCAACGATCCTTGTTCGTGCGGCAGCGGAAAGAAATACAAGAATTGTTGTCGGCTGACGTCGAGACGCTAA
- a CDS encoding outer membrane protein assembly factor BamB family protein, with amino-acid sequence MHSRSIGSASIILIVACVLVWFTSSNTHSPVDSNAFLPQGAEDLGWPTIRGPHLTGHSDEIHLADAWPNHGPPVLWRRNLGQGYSSFVAFDGRVFTQYQTLAGQFVLCLDATTGSTLWQHRYDDPYELGGMYPGPRSTPTIDEKHIYFTSPDLTVGCLNWEGEELWSVDLSQRFESRGTGFGYACSPIIASERILLPVGGRNSAMIALNKRTGELIWKSGDDPASYSSALPVTVLEKQLVIGLLQNSLCGFDLHAGSQLFRVALSRGYDEHSAWPITRDDLVWISSPFQGGSQLYRIRPDQSPAIELIGEYESMSNDVASSVLVGEYVYGFDLKESQSNARHPSRGSFRCVNFYTGEIAWSNGNTKPRRSVEFETMKQSQTIGHASVIVADEKLILLNDTGDLVLAKASPEQYIELARARVLAGKTAWATPALHRGLLFVRNHSTAVCVYLGRRDRDNATALQRSFRLRSKPEMGSARNWIGIRSEDTLRMPTAGSMFYGWIATTASTACAAILTAVACLIGPRTLRSQRYAVFLSLSLITCMTAGPLLSHALNEFIFTWPGCLFLVFQHAMIVAQLRRNAPHGSPWHGRATAAGFIAMCYVYFVICRDHNLVSAWIFLCAFPAAIPGALATRWIHNRQGMGNFATETTAFLVSLTVYSVGAAAILWWRYGLPLN; translated from the coding sequence ATGCATTCCCGATCGATCGGATCGGCTTCGATCATCCTCATCGTTGCATGTGTCTTGGTATGGTTCACATCTTCCAACACGCACTCTCCGGTTGATTCGAACGCGTTTCTTCCCCAAGGGGCCGAAGACCTCGGTTGGCCGACAATTCGGGGACCCCATCTGACTGGGCACAGCGACGAAATTCATCTGGCCGACGCGTGGCCGAACCACGGGCCGCCGGTGCTGTGGCGCCGCAATCTTGGCCAGGGCTACTCATCATTCGTGGCGTTCGACGGTCGCGTGTTCACACAATACCAAACACTCGCGGGTCAATTTGTCCTCTGTTTGGATGCCACCACCGGTTCGACGCTTTGGCAACATCGATATGATGATCCCTACGAACTCGGTGGGATGTATCCCGGACCACGAAGTACGCCGACGATTGACGAGAAACACATTTACTTTACCAGTCCCGACTTGACGGTCGGTTGTCTGAATTGGGAAGGCGAGGAACTCTGGTCGGTCGATCTGTCGCAACGCTTTGAGTCGCGCGGCACTGGATTCGGATACGCGTGCAGCCCCATCATTGCCAGCGAGAGAATCCTGCTTCCGGTTGGAGGCAGGAACTCCGCCATGATCGCATTGAACAAGCGGACCGGAGAGCTGATTTGGAAATCGGGTGATGATCCGGCCAGCTATTCGTCGGCGCTGCCTGTTACGGTTCTCGAAAAACAGCTCGTCATCGGACTTTTGCAAAATAGTCTTTGTGGATTTGATCTGCATGCGGGATCGCAATTGTTTCGTGTCGCGCTGTCACGCGGCTACGACGAACATTCTGCCTGGCCGATCACGCGGGACGATCTTGTCTGGATCTCATCACCCTTTCAAGGCGGCAGCCAGTTGTATCGGATCAGACCCGATCAGTCGCCAGCGATCGAATTGATCGGCGAATATGAATCGATGTCCAATGACGTCGCATCCAGTGTTTTGGTTGGCGAGTATGTCTATGGTTTTGATTTGAAAGAATCCCAGTCGAATGCCCGACATCCTTCGCGTGGAAGTTTTCGCTGCGTGAATTTCTATACCGGCGAAATCGCTTGGTCCAATGGGAACACGAAGCCGCGCCGCAGCGTGGAATTCGAGACGATGAAACAGTCGCAAACAATCGGCCATGCGTCGGTGATTGTTGCCGATGAAAAGCTAATCCTGCTCAATGACACCGGCGATCTCGTTCTCGCCAAAGCGTCGCCGGAGCAATACATTGAACTGGCCAGAGCACGTGTCCTTGCTGGTAAAACCGCGTGGGCGACACCCGCGTTGCATCGTGGGCTGCTTTTCGTTCGCAACCATTCAACTGCAGTCTGTGTGTACCTGGGCCGCCGCGATCGGGACAACGCAACTGCTTTGCAGCGGTCTTTCCGTTTGAGGTCGAAACCGGAAATGGGCTCTGCAAGAAATTGGATCGGGATTCGGTCAGAGGACACACTTCGAATGCCGACCGCCGGGTCGATGTTTTACGGTTGGATCGCAACGACGGCATCGACTGCTTGCGCTGCGATCTTGACTGCGGTGGCTTGTTTAATCGGTCCGCGAACCCTGCGTTCGCAACGCTATGCCGTTTTCTTGTCGCTTAGCCTGATTACCTGCATGACGGCTGGTCCGCTGCTGTCTCATGCCCTCAATGAATTCATCTTCACATGGCCCGGATGTCTTTTTCTGGTGTTCCAGCATGCGATGATCGTGGCCCAGTTGCGGCGAAACGCCCCGCATGGTTCGCCTTGGCATGGCCGGGCCACCGCCGCCGGATTCATCGCGATGTGTTACGTTTACTTTGTGATCTGTCGTGATCACAACCTTGTTTCGGCTTGGATCTTTCTCTGTGCATTCCCGGCCGCTATCCCGGGGGCACTTGCGACACGATGGATTCACAACCGGCAGGGCATGGGGAATTTCGCTACCGAAACCACCGCATTCTTGGTCTCATTGACCGTCTATTCTGTCGGCGCCGCGGCGATACTTTGGTGGCGGTATGGATTACCCTTGAACTAG
- a CDS encoding putative signal transducing protein, with amino-acid sequence MSKPLFRSGSVRTLQIFSNAVEAEILRARLDAAGIFAVVNGGEVATMLSHIGSAVVRVRVEVAPEDFERAKEILETDEIERSERTAWQCSRCDERNEPLFDLCWSCGKPRDESDLSRPLLELEQPVIRESGPVVVTDQPPRKPASSNPYAPVLIPNEDRGPRSDSAQAEQNSRDGELVARVFRGAVIGIFILPPLLTFYVLFLLVFEVPRTAYRDPRLYWRLLASWCLCLIAIGFAAVVWSRLL; translated from the coding sequence ATGAGCAAGCCCCTTTTTCGGAGCGGATCGGTGCGAACGTTGCAGATCTTTAGCAATGCCGTAGAGGCGGAGATTCTTCGCGCGCGGCTGGATGCCGCCGGGATTTTCGCGGTCGTCAATGGCGGCGAGGTCGCGACGATGCTCAGCCATATCGGATCCGCGGTCGTCCGGGTGCGGGTGGAGGTGGCGCCGGAGGACTTCGAGCGGGCGAAGGAAATATTGGAAACGGATGAGATCGAGCGCAGCGAGCGAACGGCATGGCAGTGCAGCCGTTGTGACGAACGCAACGAACCCTTGTTCGATCTCTGCTGGAGTTGCGGAAAGCCTCGGGACGAATCGGACCTGTCGCGTCCGTTGCTCGAGCTAGAACAACCGGTCATCCGAGAGTCCGGCCCGGTGGTCGTCACCGATCAGCCGCCGCGAAAACCGGCCAGTTCCAATCCCTACGCGCCGGTCCTGATCCCCAACGAGGATCGCGGTCCACGATCCGATTCAGCGCAGGCTGAGCAAAATTCCCGTGACGGCGAACTGGTTGCACGCGTTTTTCGCGGCGCCGTCATCGGAATCTTCATCCTGCCACCGTTGTTGACCTTTTATGTGCTGTTCTTGTTGGTCTTTGAGGTCCCCAGGACCGCCTATCGAGACCCCAGACTCTATTGGCGTTTGCTGGCCTCATGGTGCTTGTGCCTGATCGCGATCGGCTTCGCGGCGGTGGTCTGGTCGCGACTTTTATGA